In the genome of Coraliomargarita algicola, one region contains:
- a CDS encoding heparinase II/III domain-containing protein has product MSIPKPMFMPRVTLLTLPLLSLVFFSACSKEHSAQQERPSGELAPITQVSEQADLIPAVKAGETLMSTDEAFEKVMSDASLVEARQRLLDRAKKDVDRGVIHRPETLDELYNSQLSIRYKKRPAHMSELNDEMWRTFALALGDTGAGTRLAVRLPRMAAAVRIQKDPEVYAYVVDQLQELASWAPLQRPGWSLRNSNLQLKPGGDGAWLGTGTLVRAITESLAILPEGSLPDGLREALHQRLASELAAVYDDFVSKRPWYAKGQAVQSNQWILPSEALVRASITLGVDANREAYELGVQNLIRSMDFQGKQGEFVEGHSYARMSLAGILSAARAMAQEGDRRLIDHPFLANFPTWFVHHYQPGDSMLNSFDSGRHKSTSWEYKELLADFYTATANPVALWAMETRSGFPADTFNGLVAQADAASVDEFEMPPLFANYELATHLNWRSSWDDKTATGFWMRGGSSRDFHDHMDRGHVNFIVGERKILIEAGTFNYGLKNYLTHFRGVAGHNVLQVGDFTPEQLTPEVMKAGAGQIFDEEHRVAPITVEWMDATGGSASVDVSGCYASVKRWVRYVTWDAKQLTVRDEVELHAADTVLFRWHLGVSDDVRRLAVQSSPDALQSLSLQANGFSIEAEADSAITGQIEIMPDATLDLDAEGPTNHQCLVVQSAEPVSSFILNTVIKVTE; this is encoded by the coding sequence ATGTCTATCCCCAAACCTATGTTTATGCCCCGTGTTACTTTACTGACTCTGCCTCTGCTATCTCTGGTGTTTTTCTCTGCTTGTTCAAAGGAGCACAGTGCCCAGCAAGAGCGTCCCTCGGGGGAGCTTGCACCGATCACGCAGGTCTCTGAGCAGGCCGACTTGATACCTGCGGTTAAAGCTGGTGAAACACTGATGTCAACTGATGAGGCTTTTGAGAAAGTGATGTCGGATGCCTCTTTAGTGGAGGCGCGTCAACGCCTGCTAGATCGTGCGAAGAAAGACGTGGATCGCGGCGTGATTCATCGGCCAGAGACATTGGATGAGTTATATAATTCACAATTGTCTATTCGCTATAAAAAGAGACCTGCACACATGAGCGAATTGAATGATGAAATGTGGCGAACCTTTGCATTGGCACTGGGTGATACAGGCGCGGGCACTCGACTGGCGGTTCGTTTGCCGCGCATGGCGGCAGCGGTACGAATTCAAAAGGATCCGGAGGTTTACGCCTATGTTGTCGATCAACTGCAGGAGCTGGCTTCTTGGGCTCCTTTACAGCGTCCAGGCTGGTCGCTGCGAAATTCGAATTTGCAACTCAAGCCAGGTGGGGACGGTGCCTGGTTGGGAACTGGTACTTTAGTTCGAGCGATTACGGAGAGCTTGGCAATCTTACCAGAGGGCTCTCTGCCTGATGGTCTGCGAGAGGCATTGCATCAGCGTTTGGCGAGTGAATTGGCGGCAGTGTATGACGATTTTGTAAGTAAGCGTCCCTGGTATGCGAAGGGGCAGGCAGTACAGAGTAATCAATGGATACTACCGAGCGAAGCGCTTGTGCGGGCCAGTATTACACTTGGAGTGGATGCCAATCGCGAAGCCTATGAGTTGGGGGTTCAGAATCTTATACGCTCGATGGATTTTCAAGGGAAACAGGGGGAGTTTGTCGAAGGTCACTCTTATGCGCGTATGTCGTTAGCGGGTATCCTCTCTGCGGCTCGTGCCATGGCACAAGAGGGGGATCGTCGCTTAATTGATCATCCGTTTCTTGCAAATTTCCCGACATGGTTTGTGCATCATTATCAGCCTGGTGATTCAATGCTCAATAGTTTCGATTCTGGACGTCATAAATCAACCAGTTGGGAGTATAAGGAGTTACTGGCCGATTTCTATACCGCAACTGCGAATCCAGTGGCTCTGTGGGCGATGGAAACTCGATCTGGTTTTCCAGCAGATACCTTTAACGGCTTGGTCGCTCAAGCGGATGCGGCTAGTGTCGATGAGTTTGAGATGCCTCCACTCTTTGCGAACTACGAATTGGCTACGCATCTTAACTGGCGCAGTAGTTGGGATGATAAGACAGCGACGGGCTTTTGGATGCGAGGGGGGAGCTCAAGAGATTTTCATGATCATATGGATCGTGGGCACGTAAACTTTATCGTGGGTGAGCGTAAGATTCTGATTGAAGCGGGCACCTTTAATTATGGCCTGAAGAATTATCTGACGCATTTCAGAGGTGTTGCTGGTCATAATGTGCTACAGGTTGGAGATTTTACTCCAGAGCAACTGACACCAGAAGTGATGAAGGCGGGGGCGGGTCAAATATTTGACGAGGAACATCGGGTCGCACCGATCACTGTGGAGTGGATGGATGCAACTGGAGGGAGTGCGTCAGTGGATGTATCGGGATGTTATGCATCGGTGAAACGTTGGGTTCGTTACGTGACTTGGGATGCCAAGCAATTAACTGTGCGTGATGAAGTTGAATTGCATGCGGCGGATACGGTTTTATTTCGTTGGCACCTCGGTGTGTCGGATGATGTGCGTCGTCTTGCAGTTCAATCTTCGCCGGATGCCCTCCAGAGCTTGAGCTTGCAGGCGAATGGTTTTTCCATTGAGGCTGAAGCTGATTCTGCAATTACAGGACAGATTGAAATTATGCCGGATGCGACTTTAGATCTGGATGCAGAGGGGCCGACGAATCATCAGTGCCTTGTGGTGCAATCGGCAGAGCCTGTCAGTAGTTTCATACTCAATACAGTTATCAAAGTTACCGAATAA
- a CDS encoding ABC transporter ATP-binding protein, with amino-acid sequence MNHSIKADHLNATPVEGTQPLLQVRNLCKYFPVYSQGFVRKEISKIKAVDQVSFDLMPGETLGLVGESGSGKTTCARSILRALRPTSGEVIMNLPDGRRLDLAQLSNKALKPLRQQMQMIFQDPYASLNPRMTVGDIVAEPMKIHGLAKGSELDDRVERILGKVGLKPEHRHRYPHAFSGGQRQRVGIARALIMNPSLVVADEAVSALDVSVQAQVINLLGDLQEEFGLTYIFVAHDLSVVRHLCDKVAVMYAGRIVEMASSAALFEDPKHPYTRSLLSAVPYPDPDITMEFELGGEVADAGNLPSGCSFHPRCKDCFEPCDQRTPQLETMPDGAQVACHLCSQANVSK; translated from the coding sequence ATGAATCATTCAATAAAAGCCGATCACTTAAATGCTACACCTGTCGAGGGCACACAACCATTGTTGCAGGTGCGCAATTTGTGCAAATATTTCCCAGTCTATAGCCAGGGCTTTGTTCGAAAAGAAATTTCGAAAATTAAAGCAGTCGATCAAGTCAGCTTCGATTTGATGCCTGGAGAAACTCTAGGGCTGGTCGGGGAAAGTGGTTCCGGTAAGACCACCTGTGCACGTTCAATTCTACGTGCACTCAGGCCGACATCAGGTGAAGTCATCATGAATCTACCTGATGGGCGCCGCCTTGATCTGGCTCAGCTTTCCAATAAAGCGCTGAAGCCGCTGCGTCAGCAGATGCAGATGATTTTTCAGGACCCCTATGCGTCGCTCAACCCTCGCATGACAGTGGGAGATATTGTAGCTGAGCCGATGAAGATTCATGGCTTAGCTAAAGGGAGTGAGCTGGATGATCGTGTGGAGCGCATCCTTGGTAAAGTAGGCTTGAAACCAGAGCATCGTCATCGTTATCCCCATGCATTCAGCGGGGGGCAACGCCAGCGAGTGGGAATTGCCCGTGCTCTAATCATGAATCCTTCACTAGTTGTGGCCGATGAGGCGGTGTCTGCACTCGATGTGTCCGTTCAGGCGCAGGTGATTAACTTGCTTGGAGATCTGCAGGAAGAGTTTGGACTGACTTATATCTTTGTAGCACATGATCTCAGTGTGGTTCGGCATCTCTGTGACAAGGTCGCGGTGATGTATGCAGGACGCATCGTGGAGATGGCTTCTTCCGCTGCACTCTTTGAGGATCCAAAGCATCCTTATACACGTTCGCTATTAAGTGCAGTGCCATATCCCGATCCGGATATTACAATGGAGTTTGAGTTGGGAGGCGAAGTCGCTGATGCGGGGAACCTGCCTTCCGGTTGTAGTTTCCATCCCCGGTGCAAGGACTGTTTTGAACCCTGTGATCAGAGAACGCCTCAGTTAGAGACGATGCCCGATGGTGCTCAAGTTGCCTGCCACTTATGCTCCCAAGCGAATGTATCGAAATAG
- a CDS encoding alpha-L-fucosidase, which translates to MKLSHPVPSTAQLAWQRTETNAFFHFSPNTFTGLEWGDGSESPAIFNPTQLDCRQWARAAKQGGLRIAILTAKHHDGFCLWPTKTTEHSVKSSPWKNGKGDVVREFVDACRCEGLMVGLYLSPWDRHEQCYGDSPRYNDFYCAQLEELLTNYGELHEVWFDGACVKGPNGEMQEYDWERYFALVKQLQPNAVTFGDGGTDVRWVGNELGIAGETSWSTIDPDFIKYPGDSGIAQAVGAVATVDKEQRLREGDAPDACALRVWRAVECDVSIRPGWFYHPEEDDQVRSPEGLIQLYFESVGRNGVLLLNLPITPEGLLHETDAKNLEAYNIEKKRIFTDDLVKSVVASETTEELSPEAPWIVNVSLLGKRAVTVLCLQEAVEHGQRIAEHHVEVNEGGEWRTLVRGTTVGYKRLYRFDPIECAELRVVVTQLFGAPQFSDIGAF; encoded by the coding sequence ATGAAGTTATCACACCCAGTTCCATCGACTGCGCAACTCGCATGGCAGCGCACCGAAACAAATGCGTTTTTTCATTTTAGCCCTAATACATTTACAGGACTGGAGTGGGGGGATGGTTCGGAGTCTCCGGCTATATTTAATCCAACACAATTGGACTGCCGACAGTGGGCGAGAGCCGCTAAGCAGGGCGGCTTGCGCATTGCGATTTTGACAGCAAAGCATCATGACGGGTTTTGTCTGTGGCCCACTAAAACGACCGAGCATTCTGTGAAATCATCGCCATGGAAGAATGGAAAAGGCGATGTTGTGCGTGAGTTTGTCGATGCGTGTCGCTGCGAAGGTCTGATGGTCGGGCTATATTTATCACCATGGGATCGGCATGAGCAGTGTTATGGCGATTCGCCTCGCTACAATGACTTTTACTGTGCGCAACTAGAGGAGCTCTTGACGAACTATGGTGAGTTACATGAGGTGTGGTTTGATGGTGCTTGCGTCAAGGGGCCCAATGGCGAGATGCAGGAATATGATTGGGAGCGTTATTTTGCTTTGGTGAAGCAGTTACAACCGAACGCCGTGACTTTTGGTGATGGTGGCACAGACGTTCGCTGGGTGGGGAATGAGCTAGGGATTGCGGGGGAAACGAGTTGGTCGACGATAGACCCTGATTTTATCAAGTATCCAGGAGACTCGGGTATTGCTCAAGCTGTTGGTGCGGTCGCAACCGTCGATAAGGAGCAACGTTTGAGAGAGGGCGATGCTCCCGATGCTTGTGCGTTAAGAGTTTGGCGTGCGGTTGAGTGCGATGTGTCGATTCGGCCAGGATGGTTTTATCATCCCGAAGAAGATGATCAGGTGAGAAGTCCGGAGGGGCTGATTCAATTGTATTTTGAGAGCGTCGGGAGAAATGGCGTCTTATTACTTAATTTGCCGATTACACCAGAAGGCTTGCTGCATGAGACGGACGCTAAAAATCTTGAAGCTTATAATATTGAGAAGAAACGGATATTTACTGATGACTTAGTTAAATCTGTCGTTGCATCGGAGACTACGGAAGAGCTGAGTCCTGAGGCCCCGTGGATCGTGAATGTTAGCCTGCTCGGTAAGCGCGCTGTGACGGTATTATGCCTTCAAGAGGCAGTTGAGCATGGTCAACGCATCGCAGAGCATCACGTAGAAGTGAATGAGGGGGGCGAGTGGCGCACGCTTGTGCGTGGGACCACTGTTGGTTATAAGAGATTATATCGTTTCGATCCCATCGAGTGCGCCGAGTTGAGAGTTGTTGTGACTCAATTATTTGGAGCACCGCAATTCTCGGATATAGGCGCCTTCTAA
- a CDS encoding ABC transporter permease — MMPTEENPIVGNLEDSSESNLATYSQWQLIRRNFAYHRLALISLFLLGILYCMAGLAEFVATGDPGKIEVDYIYCPPQSPQWSLSEGLHYQELTRQTDPISLKQYYTVTGSTVPLGFFVKGETYHLFGLIPWDRHLFGPSVLGADGEPIPYYFLGGDEYGRDVFSRLIYGSRISLSIGLFSIVVTFLLGTVIGGISGYVGGRVDNMIQRLIEVINSFPHLPLWLAFAAVVPGDWSPLKTYFAITILLSLLAWTGLARVVRGKILSLREEDYAVAARLLGAGDGRVLFRHLLPGFTSHIIVSLSLSVPAMILAETTLSFLGLGLRPPVVWGVMLQEAMNIDVVANYPWLLLPVFMIIMTVMCFNFVGDGMRDAADPYASR; from the coding sequence ATGATGCCCACGGAGGAAAACCCCATTGTCGGGAATCTTGAAGACAGTAGTGAATCGAATTTGGCCACTTATTCTCAGTGGCAGTTGATTCGCCGGAACTTTGCGTATCATCGACTTGCTTTGATTTCTTTGTTTCTCTTGGGGATACTATATTGTATGGCAGGCCTTGCTGAATTCGTAGCGACGGGGGACCCCGGTAAGATCGAAGTTGATTATATTTATTGTCCACCTCAATCACCTCAGTGGAGCCTTTCAGAGGGCCTACATTATCAGGAACTGACTCGGCAGACCGATCCGATTTCTCTTAAACAATACTATACAGTAACGGGGAGCACGGTCCCTCTTGGTTTTTTCGTTAAAGGGGAGACGTATCACTTGTTTGGATTGATCCCATGGGATCGTCACTTGTTCGGACCTTCTGTTTTGGGAGCGGATGGTGAACCCATCCCATATTATTTCCTTGGTGGGGATGAATACGGGCGAGATGTTTTCAGCCGTTTGATTTATGGGTCGCGTATTAGTTTATCGATTGGTCTATTTTCGATCGTAGTCACCTTCCTGCTAGGAACAGTCATTGGCGGTATCTCAGGCTATGTAGGTGGGCGCGTTGATAACATGATTCAACGACTCATTGAGGTGATTAATTCATTTCCTCATTTGCCCCTATGGCTGGCGTTTGCTGCGGTTGTTCCAGGTGATTGGTCGCCATTGAAGACCTATTTCGCGATTACTATCTTATTGAGTTTATTGGCTTGGACAGGCCTAGCGCGTGTGGTTCGAGGTAAGATTCTCTCTCTTCGAGAAGAGGATTATGCAGTCGCCGCTCGACTATTAGGTGCGGGCGATGGGCGTGTTCTGTTTCGGCATTTATTGCCAGGTTTTACCAGTCACATCATTGTGAGTCTATCGTTGAGTGTGCCAGCGATGATTTTGGCAGAAACAACATTGAGCTTTCTAGGACTGGGTTTGCGGCCTCCGGTGGTTTGGGGAGTCATGCTCCAGGAAGCGATGAATATCGATGTCGTGGCCAATTACCCGTGGCTATTGCTTCCAGTCTTTATGATTATTATGACTGTGATGTGCTTTAACTTTGTCGGGGATGGCATGCGTGACGCAGCCGATCCTTATGCCTCCCGCTAG
- a CDS encoding ABC transporter ATP-binding protein: MSSHSAAIETPASDTILRIRNLRTCFPSEEGEVPAVNDVSLTLKRGKVLAIVGESGCGKSVTSNSILRLIRPPGRIAGGEIMYYPSHGEPFDVLKLPEKSDELYDLRGGAISMIFQEPMTALSPVHSVGNQIIEAIRLHQQVSKREAREMTIEMLREVGIPGAERRVDQYPHELSGGMRQRVVIAMALVCRPEILIADEPTTALDVSIQAQILKLIKQLQEARNASVIFITHDLGVVAQVADEVAVMYPGRVIESGSVRDVLKRPKHPYTRGLLNSLPGVNQAPGERLSAIRGSVPALTAIPKGCPFHTRCEFALGGLCDVGDAPEMVLSDTGSDAACLRLDAIPAFAQPVKERTV; this comes from the coding sequence ATGTCCTCTCATTCTGCAGCCATTGAAACCCCAGCGTCAGATACTATTCTCCGTATTCGTAATCTAAGGACATGCTTTCCGAGCGAGGAGGGCGAGGTGCCTGCGGTCAACGATGTGAGCCTTACATTAAAACGAGGCAAGGTTTTGGCGATTGTAGGAGAGTCTGGTTGTGGCAAGAGCGTGACATCCAATTCGATCCTGCGCCTGATTCGTCCACCAGGGCGAATTGCTGGAGGAGAAATTATGTATTACCCGAGTCATGGGGAGCCCTTTGATGTTTTAAAGCTCCCGGAAAAGTCTGATGAGCTCTATGATTTAAGAGGGGGTGCCATCAGCATGATCTTTCAGGAACCAATGACGGCCCTGAGTCCCGTGCATTCGGTCGGGAATCAAATCATTGAAGCGATTCGATTGCACCAGCAGGTGAGCAAGCGAGAAGCGCGTGAGATGACGATCGAAATGCTCCGAGAAGTGGGCATCCCGGGAGCGGAGCGACGTGTCGATCAATACCCGCACGAACTCAGTGGTGGTATGCGACAACGTGTGGTGATTGCGATGGCATTAGTGTGCCGTCCTGAAATTTTGATTGCTGATGAGCCGACGACTGCACTGGACGTTTCAATTCAAGCGCAGATTCTTAAGTTGATTAAGCAATTACAAGAGGCGCGCAATGCGTCGGTGATTTTTATTACGCATGACCTGGGAGTGGTGGCGCAAGTGGCCGACGAGGTTGCTGTCATGTACCCTGGGCGAGTGATTGAATCTGGCTCTGTGCGCGACGTATTAAAGCGTCCGAAGCATCCCTACACGCGCGGACTTTTGAATTCTTTGCCTGGCGTGAATCAGGCACCAGGCGAGCGCTTATCGGCGATTCGAGGCAGCGTTCCCGCATTGACGGCGATACCGAAAGGATGTCCATTCCATACACGTTGTGAGTTCGCCTTAGGTGGGCTCTGTGATGTGGGGGATGCCCCAGAGATGGTCTTGTCAGATACGGGAAGTGATGCGGCTTGTCTGCGACTTGATGCGATTCCTGCATTTGCTCAGCCAGTGAAGGAGAGGACCGTATGA
- a CDS encoding ABC transporter substrate-binding protein yields the protein MSKLSNSYFKAIGLFIAVASALMLCSWGISVWMRPVIESTPIVYDAAELEAIHLDRSEMGSATEPPVVQVDVDYTIGHSAAWYPKGESPILAELVERGDIPAVEERVGEEPVVLQGPDGVGRFGGTLFRVASSSSDVSLIGDRLAASTLVRWSPMGYPVRPHIAKSWESSEDRREWTFHLRKGMKWSDGSPFTSDDIHYWWAEEQYFNSRAPSWMIVGGEAGDVVKVDAYTVKFTFPKPYGNFLEMLANPVFPYSPKHYLEPYHPEWGDSELIEKAMQARGFSTARALYFKLKNFRNPEHPRIWPWVYRTYQNNPPESFVRNPYYWAVDEAGNQLPYLDRILFSVKAPKLIPVAAAAGEMSMQARHVRFSDYTLLMENRERNHFQVYHWLSADRSAWALWPNQNRYVDPEDPSTALKAELLRDKRFRQALSLAIDRENIISAVYSGFGEPAQIAPGKGSPYFSEKLLHSFTEFDPERANAMLDALGLVRDEFSGMRTFSDGSPMTWYIDYTDYTGEGPVQFVINNWAEVGIRAVPRERSRPLFWAEKSSLQHDFTVWSGMSEYNPTVGSRSFVADSAQSHFAMSNAAWFLRGGLYGDPRAQGGEMVEPVVGSPIRRAMELREEAIQATTDEAQMRLYQEILEIAAENLWSISIATPPPQPVLVKDGLRNVAPKALVGYTYMTPGNTGVETYYYDEPTESPEALLEIQDQMTRIVPEPQSVSGQVAELKHGKGIAWWFGRGLMLTLLAVFVFSAVKFPYIGKRFIILIPTLSVVSLVIFYIIQLPPGDYVETRILQLRLTGDEAAIEQVEELRQSFHLDEPFFQQYSRWIGLTWFTSFDEGDKGLLQGYMGRSMETETTVNSLVGDRLILTLLVSFFTVMFTWALAIPIGIYSAVRQYSFADYIFTTVGFIGMCVPNFLLAIVLMYWSTKDLGVNVTGLFSPEYAAMPGWSWGKVLDLMTHIWVPVIVIGTAGTAGMIRVMRGNLLDELRKPYVTTALAKGVRPFRLLMKYPVRLALNPFISGIGSIFPQLISGGAIIAIVLSLPMLGPLLLQGLMTQDVYLAGSMLMVLSLLGVFGTLVSDLLLLWLDPRIRMEGGAK from the coding sequence ATGTCTAAATTATCAAATAGTTACTTTAAGGCTATTGGCCTCTTTATTGCGGTCGCTAGTGCTTTAATGCTCTGCTCTTGGGGCATTTCCGTTTGGATGCGCCCGGTGATCGAAAGCACGCCCATCGTTTATGATGCCGCGGAACTTGAGGCGATTCATTTGGATCGCTCAGAGATGGGAAGTGCTACAGAGCCTCCGGTGGTGCAGGTTGATGTGGATTATACCATTGGGCACTCTGCAGCATGGTATCCTAAAGGTGAGTCGCCGATCTTAGCCGAACTGGTCGAGCGTGGCGATATACCCGCTGTTGAGGAGAGAGTTGGGGAGGAACCGGTTGTCTTGCAAGGACCCGATGGGGTGGGGAGGTTCGGAGGCACCTTATTTCGAGTGGCGAGTTCGTCCAGCGATGTGTCGCTGATCGGAGATCGTCTCGCGGCGTCGACGCTGGTGCGCTGGTCACCCATGGGCTATCCCGTCCGACCTCATATTGCGAAAAGTTGGGAGAGCTCAGAAGATCGACGTGAGTGGACTTTTCATTTGAGAAAAGGCATGAAGTGGTCCGATGGCTCGCCATTTACAAGCGACGATATTCACTATTGGTGGGCTGAAGAGCAATACTTCAATAGCAGAGCGCCTAGCTGGATGATTGTAGGTGGTGAAGCCGGCGATGTTGTTAAAGTCGATGCATACACCGTAAAATTCACTTTCCCTAAGCCTTATGGTAATTTTCTTGAGATGCTGGCCAACCCGGTTTTCCCGTATTCTCCAAAGCATTACCTGGAGCCCTACCACCCCGAATGGGGCGATTCCGAATTGATTGAAAAGGCCATGCAAGCCCGTGGCTTCTCCACTGCCCGGGCACTTTATTTTAAGCTGAAGAATTTTCGCAATCCAGAGCATCCACGCATCTGGCCATGGGTCTATCGCACCTACCAAAACAATCCACCCGAGAGTTTTGTTCGGAATCCCTATTACTGGGCTGTGGACGAGGCCGGTAATCAGTTGCCCTATTTAGATCGAATTTTATTCAGTGTAAAAGCTCCCAAGCTAATCCCAGTCGCTGCGGCTGCAGGCGAGATGAGCATGCAGGCACGGCATGTGCGCTTTTCAGATTATACGTTGTTGATGGAGAATCGAGAGCGTAACCATTTTCAAGTGTATCATTGGTTGTCGGCAGATCGTTCGGCGTGGGCTTTGTGGCCGAACCAGAATCGCTATGTGGACCCAGAAGACCCGAGCACTGCACTGAAGGCTGAATTGTTGAGAGACAAGCGTTTTCGTCAGGCCCTGTCATTGGCGATCGATCGGGAAAATATTATATCCGCCGTCTACAGTGGATTTGGTGAACCTGCTCAAATTGCCCCCGGTAAGGGATCTCCGTATTTTTCGGAAAAATTGCTACACAGCTTTACTGAGTTCGATCCAGAACGTGCGAATGCAATGTTGGATGCGCTTGGCTTAGTTCGAGATGAGTTTTCGGGGATGCGAACCTTTTCAGATGGTAGTCCCATGACATGGTACATTGATTACACTGATTATACCGGTGAGGGGCCGGTGCAGTTTGTGATCAACAATTGGGCTGAGGTTGGAATACGTGCGGTGCCTCGCGAACGTTCACGCCCGCTATTTTGGGCAGAAAAATCCAGCTTACAGCATGATTTTACGGTGTGGTCTGGGATGAGTGAATACAACCCGACTGTCGGATCTCGTAGTTTCGTCGCCGACAGTGCGCAATCGCATTTTGCGATGTCTAATGCCGCATGGTTTCTTCGCGGCGGTCTGTATGGCGACCCACGAGCGCAAGGAGGAGAGATGGTTGAACCTGTCGTCGGTAGCCCGATTCGTCGTGCGATGGAGCTGCGCGAAGAGGCGATACAGGCGACTACTGATGAAGCGCAAATGCGCTTGTATCAGGAAATTTTAGAAATCGCAGCCGAGAATCTGTGGTCGATCAGCATTGCGACACCACCGCCGCAACCAGTGCTGGTCAAAGATGGCCTGCGTAATGTCGCACCGAAGGCTTTGGTTGGTTATACTTATATGACGCCTGGTAATACTGGTGTGGAAACGTATTATTATGACGAGCCCACAGAATCGCCAGAAGCGCTGCTTGAGATTCAAGACCAAATGACGCGCATTGTTCCTGAGCCTCAAAGTGTATCAGGACAAGTTGCTGAATTGAAGCATGGCAAAGGGATCGCTTGGTGGTTCGGTCGCGGACTGATGCTTACCTTGCTTGCTGTCTTTGTTTTCTCCGCAGTGAAATTTCCTTATATCGGGAAGCGTTTTATAATTCTAATTCCGACGCTCTCAGTGGTTTCTTTGGTGATTTTTTATATTATTCAACTGCCACCGGGGGATTACGTGGAAACACGCATCTTACAGCTGCGTTTGACTGGTGATGAGGCGGCAATCGAGCAAGTCGAAGAATTGAGACAGAGCTTTCACTTGGATGAACCTTTTTTCCAGCAGTACAGCCGATGGATCGGTTTAACATGGTTTACCAGTTTTGATGAAGGTGATAAGGGGCTGTTACAAGGGTACATGGGGCGGTCTATGGAAACGGAGACGACTGTTAATTCACTGGTGGGAGATCGTCTTATTCTGACACTATTAGTCTCTTTCTTTACCGTTATGTTTACTTGGGCACTTGCTATCCCGATTGGGATCTATTCAGCCGTGCGTCAGTATTCGTTTGCGGATTATATTTTCACCACAGTTGGTTTTATCGGTATGTGTGTGCCAAACTTTCTGCTTGCGATCGTATTAATGTATTGGAGCACGAAGGACCTTGGCGTGAACGTTACGGGGCTCTTTTCTCCGGAATACGCAGCGATGCCAGGTTGGTCTTGGGGCAAGGTGCTTGACCTGATGACTCATATTTGGGTGCCGGTTATTGTGATCGGCACCGCAGGCACTGCGGGGATGATTCGAGTGATGCGTGGGAATTTACTGGATGAACTTCGTAAGCCTTATGTGACCACAGCGCTTGCCAAGGGTGTGCGTCCTTTCCGGCTATTGATGAAATATCCGGTTCGCTTGGCATTGAATCCATTTATCTCGGGGATTGGTAGTATCTTTCCTCAATTGATATCTGGTGGCGCGATCATTGCGATTGTATTGAGTCTGCCGATGTTGGGGCCGTTGTTGCTACAAGGACTGATGACCCAAGATGTTTATCTCGCGGGCTCGATGCTCATGGTGCTCAGTTTATTAGGTGTCTTTGGCACCTTGGTGAGTGATTTATTGCTATTATGGTTGGATCCTCGGATTCGTATGGAAGGAGGTGCCAAGTGA